In the Brachyhypopomus gauderio isolate BG-103 chromosome 4, BGAUD_0.2, whole genome shotgun sequence genome, one interval contains:
- the irs2b gene encoding insulin receptor substrate 2 isoform X1, whose translation MSGITRSDRRIGSHLAICVIYCLTAPDTEREDKSPRSPEPRPSAFGEVRLSKFGKVKSFQGEIRMASPPPAAGHLLSNLNVNNNNIKKCGYLKKQKHGHKRFFVLKAQGEGFPARLEYYESEKKWKNKCAAKRVIPLDSCLNINKRADAKHKHLIAFYTKDEYFAVAADNEQEQEIWFRVLTGLMNEEKGCDGSACDSASSLVGLDEANYGAITPVSAAYKEVWQVNLKSRGLGQSRNLTGVYRLCLSSRTISFVKLNSEVASVSLQLMNIRRCGHSDSFFFIEVGRSAATGPGELWMQADDSVVAQNIHETILEAMKAMKELSEFRPRSKSQSSGTKPISVPTRRHLNNLPPSQTGLQRRSRTDSVAAASPVTKFTSCRNRTASEGDGTMARPMSVSGSPISPSTNRTHLSRSNTVSARPSRTFESSSLQHSKSMCMPVSRSPPSATSPVSMCSSSGNGPNLDGAPRPASCTASIAGSPSDAGFISCDECGSSPGDMRHLLMANRSITPESFTDTPPSREGNDLNGYMIMEKQSAGNFIYNHGRYSALVLEEGSGDLEKAFRKRTYSLTMPHQKRGPSQMSSASLDEYTLMRATFKHGVHVARGSHTASSKVTYPEDYGDIEIGPLHKSPSRNLGDDGYMPMTPGVAPLAGKTEIYMPMSSMCVSSPKQIVNPRTHPLTVASGYRNTSPGSCSLDDSGYMRMLCSSKFSADSSDGKLSNGEYLNMSPVDPCVSATPPDYFLTTVGGVELPPALRQPYAYTSLPHCCKPQQGCKDSDSDQYVLMSLQGQMIIEEPVKTGPKSAPSPLRQGRADGLLHRARANRPTRLPLDSLCTLPSMTEHPLPPEPKSPGEYINIDFRRATPQYSPPSSESPASSLGSSSEQRRSPLLSDYMNINTISESPKTGDVAPFGRADAVPELAACPAQTGREGGVECCHLTAQVPPICQTGTANEDYTEMTFGVPASSPQPAESQPTECVQTTSPSSCVRRLTLGDAIGAAPLDSFLLGGGTAPLVDPDRGAKVIRADPQGRRRHSSETFSSTTTVTPVFPSFAHDARHGSASVENVSALARNGEGSDEECGSPMCRETSAGFQNGLDCIALNLMDERRGSCDALIRFKAASRCKGGISAVHVSPYASLGFKETATTVKGELYVFIFYCRVFFDMF comes from the exons ATGAGTGGAATAACCCGATCAGATAGGCGGATTGGCAG TCACTTGGCGATATGTGTTATTTACTGTTTAACTGCTCCGGACACCGAACGTGAAGACAAGAGTCCACGGTCTCCAGAACCGCGTCCTTCTGCGTTCGGCGAGGTTCGGCTGTCCAAGTTCGGCAAAGTGAAGAGTTTTCAGGGGGAAATAAGGATGGCGAGTCCGCCGCCCGCGGCTGGACATTTATTATCAAATCTGAACGTCAATAATAACAACATAAAGAAATGCGGATACTTGAAGAAGCAGAAACACGGACACAAGCGGTTCTTCGTGCTGAAGGCGCAGGGCGAGGGCTTCCCCGCCCGGCTGGAGTACTACGAGAGCGAGAAGAAATGGAAGAACAAGTGTGCAGCTAAGAGGGTGATACCTCTGGACTCGTGTCTGAACATCAACAAGCGGGCGGACGCCAAGCACAAGCACCTCATCGCCTTCTACACCAAGGACGAGTATTTCGCCGTGGCCGCCGACAACGAGCAGGAGCAGGAGATCTGGTTCCGAGTCTTAACGGGTCTGATGAACGAGGAGAAAGGGTGTGACGGCTCGGCGTGTGATTCTGCCTCGTCTCTGGTGGGCTTGGACGAGGCGAACTACGGCGCGATCACGCCGGTGAGCGCCGCGTACAAGGAGGTATGGCAGGTGAATTTAAAATCTAGAGGACTGGGTCAGAGTCGGAACCTGACCGGGGTTTACAGACTGTGTTTGTCCAGCCGGACGATAAGCTTCGTGAAATTAAACTCCGAGGTGGCCTCGGTGAGTCTGCAGCTGATGAACATCCGGCGGTGCGGCCATTCGGACAGTTTCTTCTTCATAGAGGTGGGCCGGTCCGCCGCCACCGGACCCGGTGAGCTGTGGATGCAGGCGGACGACTCCGTGGTGGCGCAGAACATCCACGAGACCATCCTGGAGGCCATGAAAGCCATGAAGGAGCTCTCCGAGTTCCGACCGCGCAGCAAAAGCCAGTCGTCGGGCACGAAGCCCATCTCCGTGCCCACCAGGCGGCACCTGAACAACCTCCCGCCCAGCCAGACCGGGCTGCAGCGGCGGTCCCGGACGGACAGCGTGGCGGCGGCGTCGCCGGTGACTAAATTCACCTCGTGTCGAAACCGCACGGCGAGCGAGGGCGACGGGACCATGGCGCGGCCGATGTCGGTATCCGGGAGCCCTATCAGTCCCAGCACGAACCGGACACATTTGAGCCGGTCCAACACGGTCAGCGCGCGCCCGTCTAGAACATTTGAGTCCTCCTCCCTCCAGCACAGTAAGTCTATGTGCATGCCCGTGTCTCGGTCGCCTCCATCGGCTACTAGCCCCGTTAGTATGTGCTCCAGCAGCGGGAATGGCCCTAATTTAGACGGTGCTCCCCGCCCCGCTAGCTGCACAGCCTCCATCGCCGGCTCGCCCAGCGACGCCGGGTTCATCTCCTGTGATGAGTGTGGGTCTAGTCCGGGAGACATGCGCCACCTGTTAATGGCGAACAGAAGCATCACGCCGGAGTCCTTTACCGACACGCCCCCCTCACGCGAGGGCAATGACTTGAATGGCTACATGATCATGGAGAAGCAAAGCGCTGGAAATTTCATCTACAACCATGGGAGATACAGTGCTCTTGTGCTGGAGGAGGGCTCGGGGGATCTAGAGAAAGCCTTCAGGAAAAGGACGTATTCTCTTACCATGCCTCACCAGAAGAGGGGGCCGTCACAAATGTCTTCTGCGTCCCTGGATGAGTACACCCTCATGAGGGCCACTTTCAAACACGGAGTGCACGTGGCACGTGGTTCGCACACCGCTTCGTCAAAAGTCACGTACCCCGAGGACTACGGTGACATCGAGATCGGACCCCTGCACAAAAGCCCCAGCCGCAATCTGGGCGATGACGGCTATATGCCGATGACGCCTGGCGTGGCACCGCTGGCTGGCAAGACGGAGATCTACATGCCCATGAGTTCCATGTGTGTTTCGTCCCCGAAGCAGATCGTTAACCCCCGGACGCACCCCCTGACCGTGGCCAGTGGCTACAGGAACACGTCTCCCGGCAGCTGCTCCCTGGACGACAGCGGCTACATGAGGATGCTCTGCAGCTCAAAGTTCTCGGCGGACAGTTCAGACGGGAAACTGTCCAACGGCGAGTACCTCAACATGTCCCCCGTAGACCCCTGcgtgtctgccacgccccccgACTACTTCCTGACCACTGTGGGGGGCGTGGAGCTGCCCCCGGCTCTCCGGCAGCCCTACGCCTACACCTCCCTGCCCCACTGCTGCAAACCCCAGCAGGGCTGCAAGGACAGCGACAGCGATCAGTACGTCCTCATGAGCCTGCAGGGCCAGATGATCATAGAGGAACCGGTAAAGACGGGGCCCAAAAGCGCCCCCTCTCCCCTGAGGCAGGGCCGGGCCGACGGCCTGCTCCACAGGGCAAGGGCCAACCGACCCACCCGCCTCCCCCTGGACTCCCTGTGCACCCTGCCTAGCATGACAGAgcaccccctccccccggaGCCCAAGAGTCCGGGCGAGTACATAAACATAGATTTCAGACGCGCCACCCCGCAATACTCCCCCCCCTCATCCGAGAGCCCGGCCTCGTCCCTCGGCTCATCTAGCGAACAGAGGagatcccctctcctctccgaCTACATGAACATCAACACGATCTCAGAGTCGCCCAAGACCGGAGACGTCGCCCCGTTCGGCCGAGCGGATGCCGTGCCCGAGCTTGCAGCCTGCCCTGCCCAgacggggagggaggggggtgtggagtGCTGCCACCTCACAGCACAGGTGCCACCCATATGCCAGACTGGCACAGCTAACGAGGACTACACCGAGATGACGTTCGGCGTGCCCGCCTCCTCGCCCCAGCCCGCTGAGTCTCAGCCCACCGAGTGCGTCCAAACCACCAGCCCGTCGTCCTGCGTGCGGAGGCTGACTTTAGGCGATGCTATCGGGGCTGCGCCCCTCGACTCTTTCCTGCTAGGTGGTGGAACCGCACCCCTGGTCGACCCGGACCGGGGCGCCAAGGTGATCCGCGCGGACCCGCAGGGGCGCAGACGACACAGCTCGGAAAcgttctcctccaccaccacggTCACGCCCGTGTTCCCGTCCTTCGCCCACGACGCCAGGCACGGCTCGGCCTCCGTGGAGAACGTGTCCGCGCTGGCCAGGAACGGCGAGGGCTCGGATGAGGAGTGCGGCAGCCCCATGTGCAGGGAGACGTCCGCGGGCTTCCAGAACGGACTCGACTGCATCGCCCTGAACCTgatggatgagaggagaggcagCTGTGATGCCCTCATCAGGTTCAAAGCTGCCAGCCGTTGTAAAGGGGGCATCAGTGCGGTCCACGTCAGTCCGTACGCCAGCCTGGGGTTCAAGGAAACAGCGACCACGGTAAAAGGTGAGCTATATGTCTTTATTTTCTATTGTAGGGTTTTCTTTGACATGTTCTAA
- the irs2b gene encoding insulin receptor substrate 2 isoform X2 produces the protein MPHLDSHLAICVIYCLTAPDTEREDKSPRSPEPRPSAFGEVRLSKFGKVKSFQGEIRMASPPPAAGHLLSNLNVNNNNIKKCGYLKKQKHGHKRFFVLKAQGEGFPARLEYYESEKKWKNKCAAKRVIPLDSCLNINKRADAKHKHLIAFYTKDEYFAVAADNEQEQEIWFRVLTGLMNEEKGCDGSACDSASSLVGLDEANYGAITPVSAAYKEVWQVNLKSRGLGQSRNLTGVYRLCLSSRTISFVKLNSEVASVSLQLMNIRRCGHSDSFFFIEVGRSAATGPGELWMQADDSVVAQNIHETILEAMKAMKELSEFRPRSKSQSSGTKPISVPTRRHLNNLPPSQTGLQRRSRTDSVAAASPVTKFTSCRNRTASEGDGTMARPMSVSGSPISPSTNRTHLSRSNTVSARPSRTFESSSLQHSKSMCMPVSRSPPSATSPVSMCSSSGNGPNLDGAPRPASCTASIAGSPSDAGFISCDECGSSPGDMRHLLMANRSITPESFTDTPPSREGNDLNGYMIMEKQSAGNFIYNHGRYSALVLEEGSGDLEKAFRKRTYSLTMPHQKRGPSQMSSASLDEYTLMRATFKHGVHVARGSHTASSKVTYPEDYGDIEIGPLHKSPSRNLGDDGYMPMTPGVAPLAGKTEIYMPMSSMCVSSPKQIVNPRTHPLTVASGYRNTSPGSCSLDDSGYMRMLCSSKFSADSSDGKLSNGEYLNMSPVDPCVSATPPDYFLTTVGGVELPPALRQPYAYTSLPHCCKPQQGCKDSDSDQYVLMSLQGQMIIEEPVKTGPKSAPSPLRQGRADGLLHRARANRPTRLPLDSLCTLPSMTEHPLPPEPKSPGEYINIDFRRATPQYSPPSSESPASSLGSSSEQRRSPLLSDYMNINTISESPKTGDVAPFGRADAVPELAACPAQTGREGGVECCHLTAQVPPICQTGTANEDYTEMTFGVPASSPQPAESQPTECVQTTSPSSCVRRLTLGDAIGAAPLDSFLLGGGTAPLVDPDRGAKVIRADPQGRRRHSSETFSSTTTVTPVFPSFAHDARHGSASVENVSALARNGEGSDEECGSPMCRETSAGFQNGLDCIALNLMDERRGSCDALIRFKAASRCKGGISAVHVSPYASLGFKETATTVKGELYVFIFYCRVFFDMF, from the exons ATGCCACATCTCGACAG TCACTTGGCGATATGTGTTATTTACTGTTTAACTGCTCCGGACACCGAACGTGAAGACAAGAGTCCACGGTCTCCAGAACCGCGTCCTTCTGCGTTCGGCGAGGTTCGGCTGTCCAAGTTCGGCAAAGTGAAGAGTTTTCAGGGGGAAATAAGGATGGCGAGTCCGCCGCCCGCGGCTGGACATTTATTATCAAATCTGAACGTCAATAATAACAACATAAAGAAATGCGGATACTTGAAGAAGCAGAAACACGGACACAAGCGGTTCTTCGTGCTGAAGGCGCAGGGCGAGGGCTTCCCCGCCCGGCTGGAGTACTACGAGAGCGAGAAGAAATGGAAGAACAAGTGTGCAGCTAAGAGGGTGATACCTCTGGACTCGTGTCTGAACATCAACAAGCGGGCGGACGCCAAGCACAAGCACCTCATCGCCTTCTACACCAAGGACGAGTATTTCGCCGTGGCCGCCGACAACGAGCAGGAGCAGGAGATCTGGTTCCGAGTCTTAACGGGTCTGATGAACGAGGAGAAAGGGTGTGACGGCTCGGCGTGTGATTCTGCCTCGTCTCTGGTGGGCTTGGACGAGGCGAACTACGGCGCGATCACGCCGGTGAGCGCCGCGTACAAGGAGGTATGGCAGGTGAATTTAAAATCTAGAGGACTGGGTCAGAGTCGGAACCTGACCGGGGTTTACAGACTGTGTTTGTCCAGCCGGACGATAAGCTTCGTGAAATTAAACTCCGAGGTGGCCTCGGTGAGTCTGCAGCTGATGAACATCCGGCGGTGCGGCCATTCGGACAGTTTCTTCTTCATAGAGGTGGGCCGGTCCGCCGCCACCGGACCCGGTGAGCTGTGGATGCAGGCGGACGACTCCGTGGTGGCGCAGAACATCCACGAGACCATCCTGGAGGCCATGAAAGCCATGAAGGAGCTCTCCGAGTTCCGACCGCGCAGCAAAAGCCAGTCGTCGGGCACGAAGCCCATCTCCGTGCCCACCAGGCGGCACCTGAACAACCTCCCGCCCAGCCAGACCGGGCTGCAGCGGCGGTCCCGGACGGACAGCGTGGCGGCGGCGTCGCCGGTGACTAAATTCACCTCGTGTCGAAACCGCACGGCGAGCGAGGGCGACGGGACCATGGCGCGGCCGATGTCGGTATCCGGGAGCCCTATCAGTCCCAGCACGAACCGGACACATTTGAGCCGGTCCAACACGGTCAGCGCGCGCCCGTCTAGAACATTTGAGTCCTCCTCCCTCCAGCACAGTAAGTCTATGTGCATGCCCGTGTCTCGGTCGCCTCCATCGGCTACTAGCCCCGTTAGTATGTGCTCCAGCAGCGGGAATGGCCCTAATTTAGACGGTGCTCCCCGCCCCGCTAGCTGCACAGCCTCCATCGCCGGCTCGCCCAGCGACGCCGGGTTCATCTCCTGTGATGAGTGTGGGTCTAGTCCGGGAGACATGCGCCACCTGTTAATGGCGAACAGAAGCATCACGCCGGAGTCCTTTACCGACACGCCCCCCTCACGCGAGGGCAATGACTTGAATGGCTACATGATCATGGAGAAGCAAAGCGCTGGAAATTTCATCTACAACCATGGGAGATACAGTGCTCTTGTGCTGGAGGAGGGCTCGGGGGATCTAGAGAAAGCCTTCAGGAAAAGGACGTATTCTCTTACCATGCCTCACCAGAAGAGGGGGCCGTCACAAATGTCTTCTGCGTCCCTGGATGAGTACACCCTCATGAGGGCCACTTTCAAACACGGAGTGCACGTGGCACGTGGTTCGCACACCGCTTCGTCAAAAGTCACGTACCCCGAGGACTACGGTGACATCGAGATCGGACCCCTGCACAAAAGCCCCAGCCGCAATCTGGGCGATGACGGCTATATGCCGATGACGCCTGGCGTGGCACCGCTGGCTGGCAAGACGGAGATCTACATGCCCATGAGTTCCATGTGTGTTTCGTCCCCGAAGCAGATCGTTAACCCCCGGACGCACCCCCTGACCGTGGCCAGTGGCTACAGGAACACGTCTCCCGGCAGCTGCTCCCTGGACGACAGCGGCTACATGAGGATGCTCTGCAGCTCAAAGTTCTCGGCGGACAGTTCAGACGGGAAACTGTCCAACGGCGAGTACCTCAACATGTCCCCCGTAGACCCCTGcgtgtctgccacgccccccgACTACTTCCTGACCACTGTGGGGGGCGTGGAGCTGCCCCCGGCTCTCCGGCAGCCCTACGCCTACACCTCCCTGCCCCACTGCTGCAAACCCCAGCAGGGCTGCAAGGACAGCGACAGCGATCAGTACGTCCTCATGAGCCTGCAGGGCCAGATGATCATAGAGGAACCGGTAAAGACGGGGCCCAAAAGCGCCCCCTCTCCCCTGAGGCAGGGCCGGGCCGACGGCCTGCTCCACAGGGCAAGGGCCAACCGACCCACCCGCCTCCCCCTGGACTCCCTGTGCACCCTGCCTAGCATGACAGAgcaccccctccccccggaGCCCAAGAGTCCGGGCGAGTACATAAACATAGATTTCAGACGCGCCACCCCGCAATACTCCCCCCCCTCATCCGAGAGCCCGGCCTCGTCCCTCGGCTCATCTAGCGAACAGAGGagatcccctctcctctccgaCTACATGAACATCAACACGATCTCAGAGTCGCCCAAGACCGGAGACGTCGCCCCGTTCGGCCGAGCGGATGCCGTGCCCGAGCTTGCAGCCTGCCCTGCCCAgacggggagggaggggggtgtggagtGCTGCCACCTCACAGCACAGGTGCCACCCATATGCCAGACTGGCACAGCTAACGAGGACTACACCGAGATGACGTTCGGCGTGCCCGCCTCCTCGCCCCAGCCCGCTGAGTCTCAGCCCACCGAGTGCGTCCAAACCACCAGCCCGTCGTCCTGCGTGCGGAGGCTGACTTTAGGCGATGCTATCGGGGCTGCGCCCCTCGACTCTTTCCTGCTAGGTGGTGGAACCGCACCCCTGGTCGACCCGGACCGGGGCGCCAAGGTGATCCGCGCGGACCCGCAGGGGCGCAGACGACACAGCTCGGAAAcgttctcctccaccaccacggTCACGCCCGTGTTCCCGTCCTTCGCCCACGACGCCAGGCACGGCTCGGCCTCCGTGGAGAACGTGTCCGCGCTGGCCAGGAACGGCGAGGGCTCGGATGAGGAGTGCGGCAGCCCCATGTGCAGGGAGACGTCCGCGGGCTTCCAGAACGGACTCGACTGCATCGCCCTGAACCTgatggatgagaggagaggcagCTGTGATGCCCTCATCAGGTTCAAAGCTGCCAGCCGTTGTAAAGGGGGCATCAGTGCGGTCCACGTCAGTCCGTACGCCAGCCTGGGGTTCAAGGAAACAGCGACCACGGTAAAAGGTGAGCTATATGTCTTTATTTTCTATTGTAGGGTTTTCTTTGACATGTTCTAA